In Paenarthrobacter nicotinovorans, one DNA window encodes the following:
- a CDS encoding SCO6880 family protein, producing MAAINTEYKEPSYGNWRVPRSAGLSNLGTIGTAIVFAGLLAGIVAFALWGLLAGLGVLAVAGVMALLLTVKDKHGQSIVDRFGIRAVFWMSRSAGTSLYRSGPLGVTEWGMYQLPGLAAQSTLYEFTDSYKRPFALLHVPATNHFTVVFSTEPDGASLVDPEQVDAWVANWGGWLASLADEAGLDAAAVTVETAPDSGYRLRNEVMANIDPDAPAFARDMLAEVVDTYPEGSATVRAWVSLTFNAAIRAGARKRTPEDVARDLASRIPGLSARLQSTGAGVARPMPAQELCEVVRIAYDPPAALIIDEAHAAGSPVSLSWGDVGPTATQASWDNYRHDSAFSVSWTMTGAPRGSVNSAVLSRLLAPHGDIDRKRVSLLYRPLDSARAAAVVERDQNNANVRITSGTRPSARALVDARSAAQTAQEEAQGAGLVNFGMVVTATVTAQERLPDAVAAIEQTSGTARVLLRRAYGSQDTAFAASLPLGLVLPRHSMVPSEIKDAL from the coding sequence GTGGCAGCAATTAACACTGAGTACAAGGAACCGTCCTACGGCAACTGGCGTGTACCGCGCTCCGCCGGCCTGTCCAACCTCGGCACTATCGGCACCGCCATTGTCTTCGCCGGGCTTCTGGCCGGCATCGTGGCCTTCGCGCTGTGGGGCCTACTCGCGGGCCTGGGAGTCCTTGCCGTTGCCGGTGTCATGGCGTTGCTGCTGACAGTCAAGGACAAGCACGGCCAATCAATTGTTGACCGGTTCGGCATCCGGGCCGTGTTCTGGATGTCGCGGTCCGCCGGGACGAGCCTTTACCGGTCCGGGCCGCTCGGTGTGACCGAATGGGGCATGTACCAGCTCCCCGGTCTGGCGGCGCAGTCGACCCTGTACGAGTTCACCGACTCCTACAAGCGCCCGTTCGCGCTGCTGCACGTGCCCGCCACGAACCACTTCACGGTGGTCTTCTCCACCGAACCCGACGGGGCGTCCTTGGTGGATCCGGAGCAGGTCGATGCGTGGGTGGCGAACTGGGGCGGCTGGCTCGCCTCCCTGGCAGACGAAGCAGGGCTGGACGCCGCGGCCGTCACGGTCGAAACCGCCCCGGATTCGGGTTACCGGCTGCGGAACGAGGTCATGGCCAACATCGACCCTGACGCGCCCGCGTTCGCCCGGGACATGCTGGCCGAAGTGGTGGACACGTACCCGGAAGGGTCAGCAACGGTTCGGGCCTGGGTGTCCCTGACGTTCAACGCCGCCATCCGGGCAGGGGCCAGGAAGCGCACCCCGGAGGATGTTGCCCGCGACCTGGCCTCGCGGATCCCGGGCCTGTCGGCCCGGTTGCAGTCCACCGGCGCCGGTGTTGCCCGGCCCATGCCCGCCCAGGAGTTGTGCGAGGTCGTCCGGATCGCTTACGACCCGCCCGCAGCTCTAATTATCGATGAGGCCCACGCTGCAGGGTCTCCGGTGTCCCTGAGCTGGGGCGACGTCGGACCTACTGCCACCCAGGCAAGCTGGGATAACTACCGGCACGATTCAGCCTTTTCGGTGTCGTGGACGATGACCGGCGCACCCCGGGGGTCGGTGAATTCCGCGGTCCTGTCCCGGCTGCTGGCACCGCACGGGGACATTGACCGCAAACGCGTGTCCCTGCTGTACCGGCCTTTGGATTCCGCCCGGGCCGCCGCAGTGGTCGAGCGGGACCAGAACAACGCCAACGTCCGCATCACCTCCGGAACCCGGCCCTCCGCCCGGGCACTGGTTGACGCCCGGTCAGCGGCGCAAACCGCCCAGGAAGAAGCCCAAGGCGCCGGGCTGGTGAACTTCGGCATGGTCGTCACGGCCACCGTCACCGCGCAGGAACGCCTCCCTGACGCGGTCGCCGCCATCGAGCAGACCTCCGGCACCGCGAGGGTATTGCTGCGCCGTGCCTACGGATCCCAGGACACCGCCTTCGCCGCGTCCCTGCCGCTGGGTTTGGTATTGCCCAGGCACAGCATGGTCCCCTCCGAGATCAAGGACGCCCTCTGA